The Chitiniphilus purpureus sequence GCTGGGGGTGGAGTACCGCATCGTCGAGGAAGACACCTACAGCATCGTCAAGCGGGTGGTGCCCGAGGGCAAGACCACCTGCGGGCTGTGCAGCCGGTTGCGGCGCGGCATCCTCTACCGGGTGGCCGACGAGCTGGGCGCGACCAAGATCGCGCTGGGCCATCATCGCGAGGACATCCTGGAAACGCTGTTCCTCAACATGTTCCACGGCGGCAAGCTCAAGGCGATGCCGCCCAAGCTGGTCAGCGACGATGGCCGCCATGTGGTGATCCGGCCGCTGGCCTATTGCCGCGAGAAGGACATCGCGCGCTACGCCGTCGCCAGGGCGTTTCCGATCATCCCGTGCAACCTGTGCGGCTCGCAGCCCAATCTGCAGCGCCAGGTGATCGGCGAGATGATCGCCGACTGGGACAAGCGCTTCCCGGGGCGCATCGAAAGCATGTTCCGCGCGCTGCGCAATGTGGTCCCGTCGCACCTGGCGGATCCGGCGCTGTACGACTTCGTCAATGCGCGGGCCGACGGGGTGGCACGTGCGGATGGCGACAAGGCGTTCGACCGCGAGAATTTTGCCGAGCCCGGGCGGATCAATATCCTTGCCAGCCGTCCGGACGACGACGACGGCTGCGGGGCACCATAGTGCTGTTCCGTTCCAGACGTACCGCCATGGCGGCGGACGAGCTCGTCATCGATATCTCCGAAGAATTCGGCGTGCGCAAACTGCACTTCGGCCAGGACGATACGCAGAGTGCGATGCGCGTCAGCGACCCGGTCGAGCTGGTGCTGGCCTACACCCGGTGCCTGTTCGGCATCCTGCTGTTCATCGATCCGCCGCGCGAGATGCTGCTGATCGGGCTGGGCGGCGGGTCGATCGCCAAGTGGGTGCATGCGCGGCTGCCGTCCACGCGGCTGACCTGCGTGGAGCTGCACGAACAGGTGGTGAACGTGGCGCGCAGCATGTTCGCGCTGCCGCCGGACGATGCGCGCCTGCAGGTACGGGTGGGCGATGGCGCGGCCCACGTGTACGGCCTGCCGGCCGATTCGACCGACCTGATCGTGATGGATGCCTACTCCGCCACCGGCATCGCCGCGCCGCTGGCATCCGCGGATTTCTTCGCCGCCTGCCGCGAGCGGCTGACCGGTAACGGCGTGCTGGCGGTCAACCTGTGGAGCTCGGACAAGCGTTTCGGCATGTATCGCGAGCGCCTCGGGAGCGCCTTCGATGGCCGGGTGCTCTGCCTGCCGGCAAGGCAGCGGGGCAATGTGATGGCGTTTGCCTTCAACCAGCCGCAGAACAATCCGCAATGGGCGCGGCTGGCCGAGCGCGCCCAGGTGCTCGAAGCCGCCTATGGCCTCGAATTTGCCGAGTTTGTGGCCGACCTGGTGCGGATGAATCCCTACAACGATCGCCGGCTGTTCATTTGATGCGCCGCCGTTCGGGGCTTTCAAAATCCCCGCGGTGGTTTGCAAGCCGCATCGGATGTGAAAAAATTAGCGTTAACTAAAGGTTACAGGGTGAACACCCATGCTTGATCGTGACGGCTATCGCCCGAACGTCGGCATCATCCTTCTCAACCAGGCTGACCAGGTGTTCTGGGGCAAGCGCGTGCGTGAGCACTCGTGGCAGTTCCCACAAGGGGGCATCAAGCAAGGTGAGTCGCCGGAACAGGCGATGTACCGAGAGCTGATGGAAGAAGTCGGCCTGGAGCCACAGCATGTGCGCATTGTCGGGCGCACGCGCGATTGGTTGAAATACGATGTGCCGGCCAATTGGGTGCGCCGCGAATGGCGCGGCACCTACAAGGGGCAAAAACAGATCTGGTTCCTGCTCAGGCTGGTCGGACGCGATTCTGACGTCTGCCTGAGACGCTCGTCGCATCCGGAGTTCGATGCGTGGCGCTGGAACGGCTATTGGGCGCCGCTGGACGCGGTGATCGAATTCAAGCGCGGCGTCTATGAAGCCGCGCTGTCCGAACTGTCGCGTTTCCTTGAAACCGCGCCTATTCGCGCGCAAGGCTGATCCGGCGCCGCCCGCGCCCGGCGGTCGCCATCCGGCCGCCGAGGTGTACTGGCGCTCGCTCAGCCTGCTCAATACCTTCCGGCTGCTGTCGGTGGTGGCGCTGCTGCTGAGCGGCAGCTGGTTCATGCCCCAGACCCTGGATGGCGAGGCCAGGTGGCGGGTGTTCCTGTGGCTGTCGTCCAGCTACACCTTGCTGGCGCTGGTGTTCCTGTTCGGCATCCGGCTGCGCCGCCCGGTGTTCGAGATGCAGCTGACGCTGCACGCGGTCACCGATATCGCCTTCATCGTCGCGCTGGTCCACCTGTTCGGCGGGGTCCGGAGCGGCCTTGGCATCCTGCTGCTGTGTTACCTTGCCGCGGCCGGCCTGATCGCCCGCGGCCGGATGACCTTGTTCCATGCCGCGATCGCCAGCATCGCGCTGCTGACCGAGCATACCGTGCGCCGGCTTTCCGGCGACCCGGCCGCCGGCGACTACGCCAACGTGGTGCTGCTGTGCCTGGCGAGCTTTGCAGTAGCGTGGCTTGCGCATCGTCTGGCGCGCTACGCGAGAGAGAGTGAGGCGCTGGCGCAGCAGCGCGGCGTGGATCTGGAGCAGATGGGCCAGCTGAACGCGCGCATCCTGCAGGACGTGTCCGAGGGCGTGCTGGTGGTGAACGTGCTCGGCCAGGTGCGGCAGTACAACGAACAGGCAGGACGCCTGATCGGTGAGCGCCCCGACTGCCCCATCGCGCTGTCGGCCTTCCTGCCCGAGCTGGAGCAGGTGCTCGCGTGCTGGCGGGAGGACCCGTACGGCACCCCTGCGCTGGTCCAGGCCGGCGCCACGCGCAAGACCCTGCGCCCGCGCTTCGCCCCGGCATCGTTCACCGTCACCGGCGACGTGCTGGTCTATCTGGAAGACATGGACCGGCTGCGTCGCGAGGCGCAGCAGCTCAAGCTCGCGGCGTTGGGCCGGCTGACCGCCAACCTGGCCCACGAGATCCGCAATCCGTTGGGTGCCATTTCCCATGCCGCGCAACTGCTGGCCGAGGAGGCGGACGATGATCCGCTCAAGGCGCGACTGACCCGCATCATCGGCGAGAACACCGGGCGGCTGGAGCGGATGGTGGCCGATGTGCTGGAGCTGAACCGGCGCGACCGGCTGGAACGGGCGCTGATCCCGTTGCACGGGTGGCTGGCGAGCTTCCTGGACGACGTGCGCCAAGTGGAGAACATCAGCATCCGAATCGATTGTGTGTGTCCGGCTGAGGCACAGATCCGCTTCGACCCGGGCCACCTGCACCAGGTGCTGTGGAACCTGGTGCGCAACGGCTGGCGCTATTGCACCAAGCAGCCGGGCAGCCTGCGTCTCATGGTCGAGATGGACGATGACGGCCATTGGCGCCTGGACGTGCTGAACGACGGTCCGCCGGTGCCGGTCGATGCGCAAAGCCAGCTGTTCGAGCCGTTTTTCACCACCGAATCGAAAGGCACCGGGCTCGGCCTGTATATTGCACGCGAGATCTGCGCGGCCAATTCGGCGTGGCTGGAATATATACCGGCGCGGCATGGGGCATGCTTCAGGATCGTGTTCGAGGTCGACAATGGCGAGAAAGGCTAGGAACGGGCGGCGGGTGCTGGTGGTCGACGACGAGGTCGACCTCGCCGAGCTCTTGGAACTGACACTGATCAAGATGGGGCTGGACGTGGATACCGCGCATGGCGTGGCCGAGGCCCGCGCCGCGCTGGCGCGCACCCGCTACGATCTGGTGCTGACCGACATGCGCATGCCCGACGGCGAGGGGCTGGAGATCGTCGAATACATCGAGCGCGAGCGGCTCGATATCCCGGTGGCGGTGATCACCGCCTACGGCAGCATGCAGAATGCGGTGGCCGCACTCAAGGCCGGCGCGTTCGACTACCTGGCCAAACCGCTTGCGCTCGACCAGCTGCGCACGCTGGTCAAGTCGGCGCTCAACCTGGAGGAGGCGCCTGCCGAGGCGGGCCCGCTGCCGGATCGGCCGCTGCTGGGCGATTCCCCGGCCATCCGCCAAGTGCTGGAGCTGGTGGAAAAGCTCGCGCGCAGCCAGGCGCCGGTGTACATCACCGGCGAATCGGGCAGCGGCAAGGAGCGGGCGGCACGGCTGATCCACGCGCGTGGCAGCCGCGCCGACAAGCCCTTCGTGGCCGTCAACTGCGGTGCGATCCCGGAGAACCTGATGGAAAGCGAGTTCTTCGGCTATCGCAAGGGCGCCTTCACCGGCGCCGACCAGGATCGCGAGGGCTTCTTCCAGGCGGCGGCCGGCGGCACATTGTTCCTGGACGAGGTGGCCGATCTGCCGCTGGTGATGCAGGTGAAGCTGCTGCGGGCGATCCAGGAGCGCAAGGTGCGCAAGGTCGGCAGCACGGTGGAAGAGCCGGTCGACGTCAGGCTGATCTCGGCCACCCATCAGAATCTGGCGCGCTGTGTCGAGGACGGCCGCTTCCGGCAGGATCTGTACTATCGCCTGAACGTGATCGAGCTGAAGATGCCGCCGCTGCGCGAGATGGGCGAGGACGTGGTGCTGATCGCCCGCCAGTTGCTCGGCCGGTTGGCGGTGCAGAACGGCCAGACCGTGCCGGCGCTTGCAGACGACGCGCTGGCGGCGCTGCGCAGCTACGCGTTTCCCGGCAATGTACGTGAGCTGGAGAACACGCTGGAGCGTGCGCTGGCGCTGTCGGACGGATCAGCGATCACCGCCTTCGACCTGCAGCTTTCGCCGCAGCGGCTGGACGATGAAACGGGTGGGGGTGCGGATTGTCCGTTGCAGGACCATCTGGACCGGGTCGAGCGGGCCGCCATCCTCGATGCGCTGGAAAAGACCGGTGGCAACCGCACCCAGGCGGCCAAGCTGCTGGGGGTGACCTTCCGTTCGCTGCGCTATCGGATGGACCGGCTTGGACTGGCGGGCAAGGATTGAGCCGTGGCCGTCCGGCCACTGCAGGGCGCGCTGAGCGAGGACGTGATGCAATTGACGATCGACGCGGACGGCGTGTGCCAGGGCGCGCGCCAGGTGCCGAGCCCCAACCACGATGCCCGTCCGGCGGGGGAGGCGGTGTCGCTGGTGGTGATCCACAACATCAGCCTGCCGCCCGGCCAGTTCGGCGGGGACGACATCGAGCGCCTGTTCACCAACCGGATCGATCCGCAGGCGCATCCGGGCTATGACGAGCTGGCGCGGTTGCGGGTCTCTGCCCACTTTGTGATCCGGCGCGACGGTGCGCTGGTGCAGTTCGTGCCGGCCGGGGCGCGTGCGTGGCATGCGGGGGTCTCGAACTGGTGCGGCCGCGAGCGCTGCAATGATTTCTCGGTCGGCATCGAGCTTGAGGGGAGCGACCACGTGCCGTTCGCCGGACCGCAGTACGCCACCTTGCTGCCGCTGCTGGCCGCGCTGGCCGCGCGCTATCCGCTGCAGGCGATCGCGGGGCACAGCGAGATCGCGCCGGGGCGCAAGACCGATCCTGGCCCCTGGTTCGATTGGGCGCGCGTCCATGCTGCATTGCCGCAACTGCGGACCACGTTTTCGGCGCTTCCGGGGACCCCGACGCTATAATCCGGCCACCCTGTTCGACCCGAGCCAAATGAATCCATCCAACCCCGGCGCCGCGCCTTCCGGCAAGGCTGCGATCACGCTGGCCGCATTGGGCGTCGTCTACGGCGACATCGGCACCAGCCCGCTCTACACGCTCAAGGAATGCCTGAACGGCCACGTGCCGCTGCCCATCGTGGCCGAGAACGTGCTCGGCATCCTGTCCATGGTGTTCTGGGGGCTGATGCTGGTGGTGTCGGCCAAGTATGTGGTGCTGATCCTGCGCGCCGACAACCGTGGCGAAGGCGGCGTGCTGGCGCTGATGGCGCTGGCGTTGCGCGAAGCCGGCGCCGGCACCCGGCGCGCCTTGCTGTACACAGTGCTGGGCATCTTCGGCGCGGCGCTGTTCTACGGCGACAGCATCATCACGCCGGCGATCTCGGTGCTCTCGGCGCTGGAGGGCATCGGCGTGGTGTCCCACCGCTTTGACCCTTATATCGTGCCGCTGACCATCGGCATCCTGATCGCGCTGTTCCTGCTGCAGATGCGCGGCACTGCCAGCGTCGGCCGGCTGTTCGGGCCGATCATGGTGCTGTGGTTCGTGACGCTGGGTGCGCTTGGCCTGTGGCAGATCATCAAGATGCCGGAGGTGCTGGCGGCCATCAATCCGCTCTACGCCTGGCGCTTCGTCACCCACCATGCCTGGCAGGCCTTCGTGCTGCTCGGCGCGGTGGTGCTGGCGTTGACCGGTGCCGAGGCGCTGTATGCCGACATGGGCCACTTCGGGCGCCCGGCGATCCGGCGCGCCTGGTTCGGCCTGGTGCTGCCGGCACTGGTGCTCAATTATTTCGGCCAGGGCGCGCTGCTGCTCTCCAATCCGGCGGCGATCAAGAACCCGTTCTTCCTGCTGGCGCCGTCCTGGGGCGTGCTGCCGCTGGTGGTGTTGGCGACCCTGGCGACGGTGATCGCGTCGCAGGCAGTGATCTCGGGCGCGTATTCGGTGACCAGC is a genomic window containing:
- the ampD gene encoding 1,6-anhydro-N-acetylmuramyl-L-alanine amidase AmpD, whose translation is MQLTIDADGVCQGARQVPSPNHDARPAGEAVSLVVIHNISLPPGQFGGDDIERLFTNRIDPQAHPGYDELARLRVSAHFVIRRDGALVQFVPAGARAWHAGVSNWCGRERCNDFSVGIELEGSDHVPFAGPQYATLLPLLAALAARYPLQAIAGHSEIAPGRKTDPGPWFDWARVHAALPQLRTTFSALPGTPTL
- a CDS encoding potassium transporter Kup is translated as MNPSNPGAAPSGKAAITLAALGVVYGDIGTSPLYTLKECLNGHVPLPIVAENVLGILSMVFWGLMLVVSAKYVVLILRADNRGEGGVLALMALALREAGAGTRRALLYTVLGIFGAALFYGDSIITPAISVLSALEGIGVVSHRFDPYIVPLTIGILIALFLLQMRGTASVGRLFGPIMVLWFVTLGALGLWQIIKMPEVLAAINPLYAWRFVTHHAWQAFVLLGAVVLALTGAEALYADMGHFGRPAIRRAWFGLVLPALVLNYFGQGALLLSNPAAIKNPFFLLAPSWGVLPLVVLATLATVIASQAVISGAYSVTSQAIQLGFAPRMDIEHTSDTEIGQIYMPGINWFLLVSVIVLVLLFRTSGNLASAYGFAVTCTMVMTTLLAFVVLGRRFSGPWRIGIFALLGVMLVIDLLLFSSNALKIHEGGWFPLLVGMIAFTLMMTWKRGRVMLNERLHQGELPLEGFVEMLEASPPQRVEGTAIFMTGSAERVPHALLHNLKHNKVLHEQVVLMTIQSADIPYVTTRERVAVRRLGATFYQIVATYGFKEEPSVPAILRQVAELQPELDLDPMQTSFFLSRETIVAAKYPEMALWRRKLFALMNRNALRATTFFKIPPNRVVEMGMQVEL
- a CDS encoding sigma-54-dependent transcriptional regulator, with amino-acid sequence MARKARNGRRVLVVDDEVDLAELLELTLIKMGLDVDTAHGVAEARAALARTRYDLVLTDMRMPDGEGLEIVEYIERERLDIPVAVITAYGSMQNAVAALKAGAFDYLAKPLALDQLRTLVKSALNLEEAPAEAGPLPDRPLLGDSPAIRQVLELVEKLARSQAPVYITGESGSGKERAARLIHARGSRADKPFVAVNCGAIPENLMESEFFGYRKGAFTGADQDREGFFQAAAGGTLFLDEVADLPLVMQVKLLRAIQERKVRKVGSTVEEPVDVRLISATHQNLARCVEDGRFRQDLYYRLNVIELKMPPLREMGEDVVLIARQLLGRLAVQNGQTVPALADDALAALRSYAFPGNVRELENTLERALALSDGSAITAFDLQLSPQRLDDETGGGADCPLQDHLDRVERAAILDALEKTGGNRTQAAKLLGVTFRSLRYRMDRLGLAGKD
- a CDS encoding RNA pyrophosphohydrolase, which produces MLDRDGYRPNVGIILLNQADQVFWGKRVREHSWQFPQGGIKQGESPEQAMYRELMEEVGLEPQHVRIVGRTRDWLKYDVPANWVRREWRGTYKGQKQIWFLLRLVGRDSDVCLRRSSHPEFDAWRWNGYWAPLDAVIEFKRGVYEAALSELSRFLETAPIRAQG
- a CDS encoding sensor histidine kinase — its product is MKPRLFARKADPAPPAPGGRHPAAEVYWRSLSLLNTFRLLSVVALLLSGSWFMPQTLDGEARWRVFLWLSSSYTLLALVFLFGIRLRRPVFEMQLTLHAVTDIAFIVALVHLFGGVRSGLGILLLCYLAAAGLIARGRMTLFHAAIASIALLTEHTVRRLSGDPAAGDYANVVLLCLASFAVAWLAHRLARYARESEALAQQRGVDLEQMGQLNARILQDVSEGVLVVNVLGQVRQYNEQAGRLIGERPDCPIALSAFLPELEQVLACWREDPYGTPALVQAGATRKTLRPRFAPASFTVTGDVLVYLEDMDRLRREAQQLKLAALGRLTANLAHEIRNPLGAISHAAQLLAEEADDDPLKARLTRIIGENTGRLERMVADVLELNRRDRLERALIPLHGWLASFLDDVRQVENISIRIDCVCPAEAQIRFDPGHLHQVLWNLVRNGWRYCTKQPGSLRLMVEMDDDGHWRLDVLNDGPPVPVDAQSQLFEPFFTTESKGTGLGLYIAREICAANSAWLEYIPARHGACFRIVFEVDNGEKG
- a CDS encoding fused MFS/spermidine synthase encodes the protein MAADELVIDISEEFGVRKLHFGQDDTQSAMRVSDPVELVLAYTRCLFGILLFIDPPREMLLIGLGGGSIAKWVHARLPSTRLTCVELHEQVVNVARSMFALPPDDARLQVRVGDGAAHVYGLPADSTDLIVMDAYSATGIAAPLASADFFAACRERLTGNGVLAVNLWSSDKRFGMYRERLGSAFDGRVLCLPARQRGNVMAFAFNQPQNNPQWARLAERAQVLEAAYGLEFAEFVADLVRMNPYNDRRLFI
- the ttcA gene encoding tRNA 2-thiocytidine(32) synthetase TtcA, yielding MNAATETTVLSDADKKARFNFNKLTKWLRHAVGDAINDFNMIEPGDRVMVCLSGGKDSYTMLDILLGLQQSAPIDFSIVAVNLDQKQPGFPGHVLPQYLSSLGVEYRIVEEDTYSIVKRVVPEGKTTCGLCSRLRRGILYRVADELGATKIALGHHREDILETLFLNMFHGGKLKAMPPKLVSDDGRHVVIRPLAYCREKDIARYAVARAFPIIPCNLCGSQPNLQRQVIGEMIADWDKRFPGRIESMFRALRNVVPSHLADPALYDFVNARADGVARADGDKAFDRENFAEPGRINILASRPDDDDGCGAP